In Paenibacillus xylanilyticus, the genomic window ATGAGCTTGTGGCATATGCCTCAGCCTCCATGGGGAGGACCTATATATCCCAGCTCCCTGAGCAGGAGATGATTGCCCAGTTGAATTGGATCAAGGTGCTCATCTTGATCTCGGTGTCCATCTTTGTGTTGGTCGGTATGCTGCTCACCTGGTTCAGCTCACGGCTAGCCTATAACCCTATTCAGCAGCTGCTGCGGTATGGGGAGCACTTGCGCAGGAACGGGCAGGAAACAGCTCCCCAGGGGAATGAAATTGAATATATCCGGTCTTCGCTCAGCTATCTCAATGAACAGACCGAAACCCTGAATCGGTATATAGAGGGCATACAGCCAGACCTCCGCGATCGTTTTTTGCAGAGATTACTGCAATCCAGCGGTTCATGGACCAGCAGCAGGTTGGAAGAAGAATGTGCCAGACACGAGTTCCGGACAGAGGGACAATTTTTGGTGCTGGTCGTCAAAGTGGAAAATCTGGTCAAGAAGAAACGATTTTTACCCAGTGAAGGCCCCGTCATTGTATTTGCCCTGAGAAACGTCATGGATGAACTGCTCAGCCAAAACTCGGATCTGACGGGGTATGTTGTAGACAAAAATGATAGTGATTCGGTGGCAATTCTGCATTTCGATTCAGAGATTTCTGCTCGTGAAGCGAGGCAGAGGGTATGCAGCTATGCAGAGGAGATTCATCACGCACTGGATCAATACCTGTCTTTCTCGGCAACGGTGGGCGTAGGGCGTCCGGGTCAACTGCATGGGATCGCAGAGTCCTTTCGTGAAGCGCAGCTTGCCCTGCAGTATCGGCTATTTGATGATGCCGAGAACGTTCTGTTCTATGAAGATATTCTGACCACCCAGCGTAATCCGGTCTTCATGTATCCCCGGGAGATCGAAGAGGAGATTCTTGAATCCCTATGGAACGGAACGCTTACGAATGCGGAGGATGCGCTGCATCGGTTTTCCAAGAAAGTGCGTGCTTCCGAATCCTATACGGTCATGATTCAGGGATATCATATGCTGCTGTCGGCCATTATTCAATTCATGGAGACGAAGGGACCCGGCATGCTTGAACGACTGGGCAGCAATCTGTTCGATCAGCTGCAGGAGAATCAGACATCGAAGGAGATGCACGACTGGTTTATCGGTGTGCTGTTTCCATTATGCATTGAGGCCAGTCAGGATCTTCGCACCAATTCATCCCGCCTGATTGTTCAGCGGGTCTGCGAGCATCTGAGCAGCCATCCCGAAGGAATGCAGTCACTATCGGATTGTGCAGAACTCGTGAATGTCAGTCCTTCCTATCTAAGCAGGCTCTTCAAGAAGGAAATGGGGGTGTCCTTTATCGAATACATGATGAATCTGAAGGTGCAAAAAGCGAAGCAATTGTTGAAGGATACCGATTGCACCATTACGGAAATTGCCGAACAGGTGGGATATTCGGAACGTAACCTGAACAGGGCCTTTCAGCGGTTTGTTCAGATGTCGCCCAATCAATATCGAATGTCGGTCCGCTAGATTTCATGTAAATGATAGACGGCGGCGTGCGAAAGCTATAACATACAGATATAGCAATCCAAGACAAGCACCTCACCAAACCATAGAGATACAAGGAGGAAACCTACGATGACAAATACGACGAAGGCACCTGGAGAGACGAAAGTTGGCTTTATCGGTACAGGCGTTATGGGGAAAAGCATGGCAGGTCACATCCAGAAAGCGGGCTATCCGCTGCATGTGTATACCCGCACAGCTGCCAAAGCGGAGGCGTTGGTGAATGAAGGGGCCGTTTGGCACGATACACCAGGCAAGCTTGCGGCTGAGTGTGATGTCATCATCACCATGGTAGGATATCCGAAGGATGTAGAGGAGATTTATCTTGGCGAGGACGGTCTTGTGGCCAATGCCAAACCAGGTTCATTCCTGATTGATATGACGACATCCAGTCCCATGCTGGCTGCTCGCATCTTCGAGGCGGCAGAAGCCAAGGGGCTGCATGCCTTGGATGCACCCGTATCGGGTGGAGATATTGGCGCACGCGATGGCAAGCTGTCCATCATGGTTGGTGGCACCGAGGAAGCATTCGAAGCGGTACGACCGCTGTTCGAATGTATGGGCACCAACATTGTATTGCAGGGCAAGGCCGGTTCCGGTCAGCATACCAAAATGTGCAACCAGATTGCCATTGCATCCGGCATGATGGGCGTATGCGAAGCACTCGCCTATGCCAAGAGTTCGGGGCTTGACGCGGAGAACGTGCTGAAGAGCATTGCTACCGGGGCAGCCGGAAGCTGGTCGCTGAGCAATCTCGGTCCGCGCATGATCGCAGGCGATTTCGAGCCTGGATTCTATGTGAAACATTTTATTAAAGACATGGGAATTGCCCTCGAATCGGCCAAAGCCATGGGCATGAAGACGCCAGGACTGGCACTGGCTGAATCCCTGTATCAGGAAATATCCAGAAACGGTCTGGATGAGAAGGGCACGCAGGTGCTCTATACGTACTATCTTCAATCATAAATTTTGTGGTAAGGGCAGCGTGTTCTTTTTCTTAAATGGAAAGGGATGCGCTGTTTTTTTAGAATTTTCAATGGATCGCATGTGTCTAAAGTCACAATATTGGTTAAATATTTTCGTGTACTTTGGTTTGTGCAAGGAAATTAGGCCTGATGACCTTTATTTTTGCTCGTCTTCATCCGACATAAGTAATAGAAGTTTACATAATTGAAGTATAAAGATGTTGTTATGTTGTCCAATTGTCGTAACCGATCACCTGTAACTCACACTAAATTTTAGAACGGAGCTTGCCCATGTTCAAAAAAATCCTGTCTCTGTTCAAGACACAGCCAGAGCTTGCGAGTTCAATTACGGCTTCGGCCCCCGCGATGCCGGATACGGGCCCCGCACCTGCCCGAATGACGCGGAGCAGACGCAAACCCAAATCCAAATCCAAACATGAAGCCGCCTGGATCAGCGAGCCGGAAGAACCGACTACAGCAGAACGACTGTACAGTCTCCCGGGACAATATAAGGTTTTGAGTGATCTGCTCGTGGCCAATCCCAAGTCCCGTTCAGGCTATTCTCAGATTGATCATGTTGTTATTGGTCCGCGGGGGATCTTCGTGATCGAGACCCGTAACCTGACAACAGGCGAGATTCGGGGTGGGCGCAGAGAAGCCAACTGGACGGTCAGTACCAGTCGCATTAAGATGTATAATCCGCTGATGCAGCATCGGGGTCATGTGGAGGCGGTTCATGCACACCTCGGAGATTATAAGCGGATCCGCATGATATCCATGGTGACCTTCACCAATCGCTGCCGGATCAGTGTCGATCCTGCGGTACGGTATGTGAATTCCGATGAACTGGTGATATATGATCATGAATTGGTTGAGACCATTCTGCGCAAAACGGAAAGGCTCGAAGCAGAAGTGCCTGAAACGTTGTTTAAGGAGCAGGATATTCAGGCTATCTATTCCCTGCTGTCGTCAGCCAATTGCACAGAGCCTCAGACTCGGGCCGAACATATCGAGAAGGCTAAGGGGATTAAATAGCGTATAGATAGGGTTTCTTGCAGACACTGTTGTCCTTCGGGACGGCAGTGTTTTTTTGTACTTTTGTCGGGGGCTTCCAGTCATGACAGCTTAAGGACACAGGTACATCGTCGTATACACCCAGAATTTAACTTATGTTAGAATGTAGACCAATACTTACCTGTGAATACGGCATGTTATCCGAAGATAGATCATAGGGAGAATAGGAATTCAATCATACATGCCATGGTTAATGTAGATTAGATGCATACATAAGATAAGGGGAAGATTATACCATGAGATGGATACAACCGATTCGGATGTTTACCTTGATATTCAGCTTGGCTGCGGTTTTATCCGCATGCGGTGGCGGGGCCAAGGAAGCTGCCAGCCCAGAGCCTGCCCAAGAGGCAGCTGAAGCGACCGCAACAGAGCCGTCCGGTGCCGATAAGGCAATAGAGGGTAGTGAGAGCAATGCGGCGGAACCAGCCTCGAATGCTACGGAGACGTTGAAAGAACTGCAGGATCAATACGCTGACAAGCTGGGCTATATCCGCATTCCGCTGGACGACCATCCGGTTCGCCGGGTTAGTGAGGAAGGGTCCAAGAATATTAACGTTGCCAATTACAGCGATACTGTTGTGGATATGAATGCGGAGGTTCCGATTCATGCCAATACACAGCGTTTAATCGATGACGCCTTTCCTTTCTTTACAACTGTGCAGGCTCCTGACGTGACCTATATCACTTGGGATGAAGCTACGAACCTGGAACGGGCCATGGTTAAGACGCTGTTTATTTCCCGTGAGGGTCTGCTGATTACGGAAGATGCGATGAATAACAAGGATTACAGCAGCCAATCGTTTCAGGATTCCATGGATTTCTTCAGAGTTACCGCAAAATTCGAATCCATGGCTCCGGTTGCACAGCATCCATATGACATTACATTAAGCGAACTCTACGACAAGGCCCGCAAGTCATGGGGGGAGCTGGCAGCAATGGACCCCGAGCAGAATGAGACAGCGTTTGCGGAGAAGTACCAAACGGCGAGAACCGATGCCAATAATGCGATGGGGCTGCTTAACATATTGCTGTCTACAAATGAGGAAGAGCGCATGGAGCAGACATACGGAAAGTAGAAGCGCGGCTTGTCCTATTCATGGATGGGCCCCAACAACTTACCAACATAAATGAAAGGTCCATCCGATAAGCGGATGGACCTTTTTCGGTCATTTCCTATATTCAAGGCAGATGAATGGTTTGAATATGATCGGTATGCATAATCAAGGACTGACCTTCTGCCTCTACCAGTTCAATCAGCTTATTGTCTGCGGCCTTCAGCAATCCAGCCCGATATGGCTTGTCACCAAGATTCAGGATGACAAGTTCACCAACCATTTTCTGAAGCTGTTGGTCCATTGTCCGGGAAAGAGGCATGGACGCAGGCTGAATGGGGAAATGCTGCTGGCTTAGGGAATAAGGCGTGCTGTTGGTTGGAGAAGGAATGATATATTTCAGATGATTGATGGAGACGTAGACCGAATGATGCAGCGGAGAGAAGAAGATGAAGTAATCGTTCATAATGTTCGTAATATAACCGTGCAGTGTACGCCCGCCTATCGAAATTTCACTGAATCTGCCACGGGCATTCATTAATATTTTGCGGTACGATATATTGTTGTGATCCATCTCGGGATCAGGCGCTGGCACGCTAGAGGTGGAACCGGCATCGCCCCCTTTAATTATGTGCATGGATTGAAGGTGATGAAGAGGTACATAGGTGAATCGTTGATCTCCGTAAACAACAATCAGGTCCTGACCCATATCAATGATCTCACCCTGAATTGGAAGTTTACAGCCAGATAGTGTCAATTCGATGGATTTTCCAAGCCACATTGTTGGGAATTTCACAGTATACCTCCTCTCAATATAGAATAGACGTCCAAATATATAGGGAAAATAGGCTGACAATTAGACTAATTGGTATCACTATGAAGGTTACTTTCATATACTGTTTCCAAGAGACTCGAACATGGTGGGTCTTCAAAATAAACATCCAGATCAACGTTGCTAGAGTACCTATCGGTGTCAGCAAGGCTCCAATATCACTCCCCAGAATGTTGGCAAGGTAAGCCAGATGCAGCTGGGTATCACCTAATTGAAGATCGGTTACTGCAAAGGTGCCAATCATGACGGAAGGCAGGTTATTGAGCAGATTGGATAATAGAGTGAGCATTAGACCCGATACGGCAATGAGACTGGCGTCACCACCTTCTACCATGGGCTTCATCCACTGAACGATGACCGCTGTCATTCCAGCCCGGTGAAGACTATCCACGATAATATAAATGCTGAAGGCGAAGAGCAGAATGTGCCAGGGTGTTTGTGTAACTACATCCTTAAGTCCAGTCCGGGTACGATACCAACGCACAGCGAGCATCAGAACAACACCAGTGATGGCAACAATCTCCATAGGGATTCCCCACTGCTCAGCGAGAAAGTATCCTGCACGAATGAATACAACAATCCCGATACAGACACGGAACAACCACCAGTCTACGTTTTTATCGCTATAATTTGGTTGCGCCTCCTGATCCCCTGTTTGCAGCGGATGATACGCGGAACCGGATGAGGATTGCATGGACATTGGGTAGTGATGAATAACCTTGGGAATACTTTTGCGAAAATAATAGAACAGCAGTATGGTCATTACCATGATCCCCAGCATCGATGGCACAAACATCATCTGGGTGTAGGTGTTTAGGTTCAATCCGACCATTTGCAAGGCAATGAGATTGGCGAGATTACTAAGTCCGATTGGGGCACTGGAAGCTGTAGCGATGAGTGCACCTGAGATCAGGTAAGGTAATTGCTGATGCACTTTGAGGCGTAGGATGGAACAGATTCGGAGGATGATCGGAGTTGTAATCAGTATACTGCCGTCGTTATTGAAGAAGATGGTCATGAGAAAACAGAGTAATAGAATCAGCCAGAATAATCGGAAGCCGGAGCCTCGTGCCTTTTCGATCATATTGATGGCGATCCAGCGAAAAAAACCGATGCTCTCAAGAATGATGGACATAACAATAGTCGAGAGGATGGTTACGGCAGCGCCGGATACAATCCCGAAGATGCCAACGATATGAGCGAAGCTGCTTACACCCGTTATCACAAGAAGAAGGGCGCCAAGCGAAGTAGGAATGGACTCATTTAATCCGCCAGGTCGCCACATCAGGAAAATGACAGTAATAATAAACACCCCGAAGGTTAACCACAACTGGTAATCAGGCATTTACTGTGATTCACCTCCCAGGGGGAGAAGTCCTGGTGGAGATTGAATCGAATGTTCGTGGGTTGGAGTGGGCCTTCTTCCAGGTAGAATGATCCAGTACAAAGGTACACCGATTAAGACAACAGCAACGAAGATCAACATGATGTTTCCCCCCTTTAAACTGGTTGATAACCTAAGCTGTCACGTGATTAG contains:
- a CDS encoding arsenic transporter, whose amino-acid sequence is MPDYQLWLTFGVFIITVIFLMWRPGGLNESIPTSLGALLLVITGVSSFAHIVGIFGIVSGAAVTILSTIVMSIILESIGFFRWIAINMIEKARGSGFRLFWLILLLCFLMTIFFNNDGSILITTPIILRICSILRLKVHQQLPYLISGALIATASSAPIGLSNLANLIALQMVGLNLNTYTQMMFVPSMLGIMVMTILLFYYFRKSIPKVIHHYPMSMQSSSGSAYHPLQTGDQEAQPNYSDKNVDWWLFRVCIGIVVFIRAGYFLAEQWGIPMEIVAITGVVLMLAVRWYRTRTGLKDVVTQTPWHILLFAFSIYIIVDSLHRAGMTAVIVQWMKPMVEGGDASLIAVSGLMLTLLSNLLNNLPSVMIGTFAVTDLQLGDTQLHLAYLANILGSDIGALLTPIGTLATLIWMFILKTHHVRVSWKQYMKVTFIVIPISLIVSLFSLYIWTSILY
- a CDS encoding nuclease-related domain-containing protein, with amino-acid sequence MFKKILSLFKTQPELASSITASAPAMPDTGPAPARMTRSRRKPKSKSKHEAAWISEPEEPTTAERLYSLPGQYKVLSDLLVANPKSRSGYSQIDHVVIGPRGIFVIETRNLTTGEIRGGRREANWTVSTSRIKMYNPLMQHRGHVEAVHAHLGDYKRIRMISMVTFTNRCRISVDPAVRYVNSDELVIYDHELVETILRKTERLEAEVPETLFKEQDIQAIYSLLSSANCTEPQTRAEHIEKAKGIK
- a CDS encoding helix-turn-helix domain-containing protein, whose translation is MRQVMHTIQSALDRWFATNGYLKRLIWLGCMSVVIPVVLAGSAYYHFSMIKLTEQFQDNNMASLNLLKDRVENILTNIEHESMQLASGPLMRNALGSAHYESDYFLHLDLLDLFQLHKNTNNLIEEMIYYDAKTDMVLSHYYGLVSLADYKEKQDMGAALEGQAAAGWRYLPESGEAGYISYVRQVPVMGQGEPRGVVILQVKEQELRSLLRSYSVSLEDQSLAILNADQQIILHTDGPGEIGKRASEDEVLQQIAYAEGRERSGHEVLKGEQGNELVAYASASMGRTYISQLPEQEMIAQLNWIKVLILISVSIFVLVGMLLTWFSSRLAYNPIQQLLRYGEHLRRNGQETAPQGNEIEYIRSSLSYLNEQTETLNRYIEGIQPDLRDRFLQRLLQSSGSWTSSRLEEECARHEFRTEGQFLVLVVKVENLVKKKRFLPSEGPVIVFALRNVMDELLSQNSDLTGYVVDKNDSDSVAILHFDSEISAREARQRVCSYAEEIHHALDQYLSFSATVGVGRPGQLHGIAESFREAQLALQYRLFDDAENVLFYEDILTTQRNPVFMYPREIEEEILESLWNGTLTNAEDALHRFSKKVRASESYTVMIQGYHMLLSAIIQFMETKGPGMLERLGSNLFDQLQENQTSKEMHDWFIGVLFPLCIEASQDLRTNSSRLIVQRVCEHLSSHPEGMQSLSDCAELVNVSPSYLSRLFKKEMGVSFIEYMMNLKVQKAKQLLKDTDCTITEIAEQVGYSERNLNRAFQRFVQMSPNQYRMSVR
- a CDS encoding NAD(P)-dependent oxidoreductase → MTNTTKAPGETKVGFIGTGVMGKSMAGHIQKAGYPLHVYTRTAAKAEALVNEGAVWHDTPGKLAAECDVIITMVGYPKDVEEIYLGEDGLVANAKPGSFLIDMTTSSPMLAARIFEAAEAKGLHALDAPVSGGDIGARDGKLSIMVGGTEEAFEAVRPLFECMGTNIVLQGKAGSGQHTKMCNQIAIASGMMGVCEALAYAKSSGLDAENVLKSIATGAAGSWSLSNLGPRMIAGDFEPGFYVKHFIKDMGIALESAKAMGMKTPGLALAESLYQEISRNGLDEKGTQVLYTYYLQS
- a CDS encoding DUF2642 domain-containing protein produces the protein MKFPTMWLGKSIELTLSGCKLPIQGEIIDMGQDLIVVYGDQRFTYVPLHHLQSMHIIKGGDAGSTSSVPAPDPEMDHNNISYRKILMNARGRFSEISIGGRTLHGYITNIMNDYFIFFSPLHHSVYVSINHLKYIIPSPTNSTPYSLSQQHFPIQPASMPLSRTMDQQLQKMVGELVILNLGDKPYRAGLLKAADNKLIELVEAEGQSLIMHTDHIQTIHLP